In the genome of Anguilla anguilla isolate fAngAng1 chromosome 15, fAngAng1.pri, whole genome shotgun sequence, the window GGAATTCTTTTGGCTAATGCTTGTTCTCTTTTAGTGATGTGTAGTTGGATAAAATCATTTATGTTAATAGTATCATTAATTAATATGCTTAATCTTGTTACTAATTTGGACAGTACCTGGTGTGTTCTTAATCAGTGTCATTAGCGGTGCTTATGCATTCTGTAAAGATGCTCTTAATCAGTGTCATTAGCCGTGCTTATGCATTCTGTAAAGATGCTCTTAATCAGTGTCATTAGCCCTGCTTATGCATTCTGTAAAGATGCTCTTAATCAGTGTCATTAGCCCTGCTTATGGATTCTGTAAAGATGCTCTTAATCAGTGTCATTAGCCATGCTTATGCATTCTGTAAAGATGCTCTTAATCAGTGTCATTAGCCCTGCTTATGCATTCTGTAAAGATGCTCTTAATCAGTGTCATTAGCCATGCTTATGCATTCTGTAAAGATGCTCTTAATCAGTGTCATTAGCCCTGCTTATGCATTCTGTAAAGATGCTCTTAATCAGTGTCATTAGCGGTGCTTATGCATTCTGTAAAGATGCTCTTAATCAGTGTCATTAGCGGTGCTTATGCATTCTGTAACAATGCTCTTGATCAGTGTCATTAGCCGTGCTTATGCATTCTGTAAAGATATTCTGTTCTCCTGCTATGCTTCAGTGTCTGCCATCTTGCCCAGCCCTCACAACCTGAGTCTACAGACCCTAAATACTCAATACATTCTGAAGTGGGAATGGGAACAGCagactccagccaatcagagcgtcACCTTCACTGCCCAGTATCTACCGTAAGTAACCTCCAGTCAATCATTGTCTCTCTCATTGACAAGTACCTACAGTAAGATATCACTACTGCTGAATGACATGATCATCCACAAGTCAGTATGGTATTAAGACTGAAGATGATTTGATCATTTTTCTAACTGCTAGACAACAGGTCCCTGTAGCTGCAATTATGATACTCTTTGCCCCATGTCAGTCAAATGTGATGGTAGGTATTGTCGGAGAATAACAATTctgtacacatttattttacctttatttagcCTGATAGATCAGAGAACTTTGCTTCAGCTTGACATCATTTCTCACTGACCAGGATTGCTATTTTCTCCCTCCTGCTGTACATTCAAAATCAGGAGGGATATACAGGACTGGACCCTGGTGTGCAACGCCACATTGGACATGCAGTGTGATTTCTCCCACTCCCAGATGCACTACCAAGGGATCTATGTGCTCCAGGTCAGGGCTGACAGCGCAGGGGAGAGCTCAGAGTGGGTCCAGACTTCTGAGTTCTGCCCTGAACGGGATGGTGAGAGATGCATCTCATGGCTTTCAGGCAAACTCCTCCCACTTCCCTCCATCAGATTTAACTCTCAAAAGCTTAAgctcctctttctttcctctgcCACTGATGTCACAAAGCTTGAGctcctcttcctttcttctgTCACTATGATGCCACAAAGCTTGAGctcctcttcctttcttctgtcactgtgatgtcacaacacTATGATGTCTCAAAGCTTAGGCTAAGCTTTGTATGCAGGTTTTCCTTCcagccacaattgcaatcccagaattttaacaatctGTTCATTCttaatgaatgtttttcttttcttaattaggtgctttgcATGTTTagagattatttaccctctGAAGCCACATTATGCTATGCATctcatgaagaataaaatgcccatgttcatattgtgccatattacaaacaattacttAAAAAGAGGTAGTGTTTTTTTATCAAAAGATGGGTTAATCAGTAGGATTCTAATTAGGGTgttgaacacatttattttcttaaataattttttccttatgCTTAGCACAATGCAGGTGGCTTGTtaccatttgctttgtctttattcttcattatcttccagttggttagttttagtggccaggtgtccacactttcacctcagtctttaatttgatcagttaaaaatgatttgccTCTTTTTATGAAGttgtttgcaatgtagcacagtaagcacaatatgaacatatGAATTGTactcttcatggcatgcatggATTTTTGTCTCATAATGTGGCTTTAGATGGTAAATAATCCTTCTAAAAATGAAGAGCACCTAATGAAGAATTAACAGCTTGTAAAGTTCTGGGATTGCGATTGTGGTCAGAATtaaaaccagcacacaccaggggcccccaggaccaagtttgggaacccctgctaTATTGTATCTTCTACAGTCCATGGACCAGCTTACCTGTGGGAAGCAAAGTACCTGGTGAACACACCCAAGTTTATTCTACAGCTCCAGTTTGTCCTTATTCAGGTGGTTTTTATTCCTGCTGCTGACCGCTGACGTTTACTGTCTGTTTACCCCAGGAGACCTGGGCCCACCCTCTAAAGTGGAGGTGGTCCCTGGCAACGGATTGCTAAGGGTATGGATTTCTGACCCCTTAACCAGTAACAACAAGTCCATGAGAGAGACGCTGTTGCCCAGCCTATATTTCTTTATCCAGTACTGGAAGCAGACCAAGGTGAGTTCTGCCTTCAGCAGTCCAGTAAAAATTCTCATGATTCCCCTGACCCAGCACAGTCACAGAAGATATTGGTCTCTGAGCTCTACtgttcagcctcagctgtgtttaTCCTGTGAGCTCTGCTGGTCGACCTCAGCTGTGTTTAGCGTCTGAGCTCTACTGGTCGACCTCAGCTGTGTTTAGCCTCTGAGCTCTGCTGGTCGGTCTCAACTGTGTTTAGCCTCTGAGCTTGGCCAACTGCATAGCAGGCTACAGGATGACAGTAGGTGCGTCTTTacctttctgtgtttctgtgttcctgACAGAATGGGGTGGACGGTAGCAGAGTTTTAAGAACAAGTAACAATGAGGTGACGCTGTTGAACCTGCAGAGCTGGACCACTTACTGCGTGAGAGTGCGCTCTCATTTTGACCACTACAATAAGACCAGCCATTTCAGCCCTGCTCTTTGCATGAAAACCACAGGTAGAGACTTCATGCTCATGCACTTGTACATAGACATTcccgtgtacacacacacccatacaaagACACGCACTTCTTTATATACACATGAGTCTGTACTTCCACATGTATTTGCGCATAAACgcaacacctgcacacacctgtgcaaCTGCACATAGGCACGCAGCCTTGCATTATGTTTGCTAAAAGCACATTCTTATAGACCGGACTGTTGatgctgtgcgtgtgcgtgtatcaGGGCAGGTACCCGCCTGGCTGGTCATCCTGGCACTGTGCCTTGTGTTGGCAGCACTGTTCTTTGGCCTCTACAGATCACTGCCCCTGATCAAATCCACCTTCTTCCCCTCCGCCCAGCTTCCAGTCAGCATGGTGCGTATTCCctgtggggtcagaggtcacagctgCAGGTGTCAAAGGAGTGCTGATCCATGATGCTGACTGCCTGCTTTAGTCTTCGGACCtgcatatatgtatttattgtatatatatatatttcttagagcagggctgcccagctgCCCATCTTtcatcctataggttttcatttgaacCCTAATTTTGCAAACCTCGTTTgactgattagcagctcaacgagacctctagctgttgaacaaggtctgctttgtttgggttgg includes:
- the LOC118214137 gene encoding interferon alpha/beta receptor 1b-like isoform X2 translates to MDLQSMNMVAEFVLVVLSFLQMSAILPSPHNLSLQTLNTQYILKWEWEQQTPANQSVTFTAQYLPRDIQDWTLVCNATLDMQCDFSHSQMHYQGIYVLQVRADSAGESSEWVQTSEFCPERDGDLGPPSKVEVVPGNGLLRVWISDPLTSNNKSMRETLLPSLYFFIQYWKQTKNGVDGSRVLRTSNNEVTLLNLQSWTTYCVRVRSHFDHYNKTSHFSPALCMKTTGQVPAWLVILALCLVLAALFFGLYRSLPLIKSTFFPSAQLPVSMYPCDSSGPDWAHLLAAETPVEVFCEKLEVCPKEMPPEMQALPDPPRHSHQGSHDSGVYSSSEGSGQQGGASEQTDMASGQMGVATGQVNLAARGLDSGIGRIGSAPGGDSWTDSHKRALEKENKNNT
- the LOC118214137 gene encoding interferon alpha/beta receptor 1a-like isoform X3; amino-acid sequence: MMSAILPSPHNLSLQTLNTQYILKWEWEQQTPANQSVTFTAQYLPRDIQDWTLVCNATLDMQCDFSHSQMHYQGIYVLQVRADSAGESSEWVQTSEFCPERDGDLGPPSKVEVVPGNGLLRVWISDPLTSNNKSMRETLLPSLYFFIQYWKQTKNGVDGSRVLRTSNNEVTLLNLQSWTTYCVRVRSHFDHYNKTSHFSPALCMKTTGQVPAWLVILALCLVLAALFFGLYRSLPLIKSTFFPSAQLPVSMYPCDSSGPDWAHLLAAETPVEVFCEKLEVCPKEMPPEMQALPDPPRHSHQGSHDSGVYSSSEGSGQQGGASEQTDMASGQMGVATGQVNLAARGLDSGIGRIGSAPGGDSWTDSHKRALEKENKNNT
- the LOC118214137 gene encoding interferon alpha/beta receptor 1b-like isoform X1, producing the protein MDLQSMNMVAEFVLVVLSFLQSASEVSAILPSPHNLSLQTLNTQYILKWEWEQQTPANQSVTFTAQYLPRDIQDWTLVCNATLDMQCDFSHSQMHYQGIYVLQVRADSAGESSEWVQTSEFCPERDGDLGPPSKVEVVPGNGLLRVWISDPLTSNNKSMRETLLPSLYFFIQYWKQTKNGVDGSRVLRTSNNEVTLLNLQSWTTYCVRVRSHFDHYNKTSHFSPALCMKTTGQVPAWLVILALCLVLAALFFGLYRSLPLIKSTFFPSAQLPVSMYPCDSSGPDWAHLLAAETPVEVFCEKLEVCPKEMPPEMQALPDPPRHSHQGSHDSGVYSSSEGSGQQGGASEQTDMASGQMGVATGQVNLAARGLDSGIGRIGSAPGGDSWTDSHKRALEKENKNNT